In Haematobia irritans isolate KBUSLIRL chromosome 1, ASM5000362v1, whole genome shotgun sequence, a genomic segment contains:
- the Atg14 gene encoding autophagy related protein 14 encodes MASSSSDESSKAPCLAFQVSSASNDEDDDDLLKGKLHRKIRSKGKLRCGSGNGIDGSSLDAPSLKCLLCLKQQYRFHCRECVKSGSITRKGKSHTDESLLQKQTQYMQIKGKLHEFNKRYEKLIKDKKASENVIFEIKKHQEQVDLLKKLIAKKKLKLQTLQEQRNELAKANSDKRKTLPKYPIKVKELEDYVLDRIEKIENLRKRHHSKLDSLKDVTLLRIRQLVEYIFPIYEILKDEQRPVTAAAAQQHKTSNAPSDDTDTIAALADATNTSYIRGKWVFHGSGIKEMQYCIVAPSLPANGDYSAYLDWLKDNNDDVPKTTANEIIPSRVSAFRIVGALTYTTQLIQLISVYLDIRLPYKLAYGDFCRKLNEEQFKRKVSRLNSNIMYLAYTQQVQLRTLKENHTLENLLILLDPEKSDLGRYGFQEVGNAPHMKSIDSLLTYIETATESESEDENSLRLDWEAVPNLPTQHDPNLITPMIGQQQQQSTITEGLMTSAANRITSIFRWRK; translated from the exons ATGGCTTCAAGTAGCAGCGATGAAAGTTCCAAGGCACCTTGTCTTGCCTTTCAAGTCTCTAGTGCTTCGAACGATGAAGATGATGACGATTTATTGAAAGGCAAATTACACAGAAAGATTCGTTCAAAAGGGAAGCTGAGATGTGGTAGTGGAAATGGGATAGATGGTTCGAGTTTAGATGCACCATCATTGAAGTGTCTACTTTGTCTCAAGCAACAATATCGATTTCACTGCCGAGAATGTGTCAAATCGGGATCTATAACACGCAAAGGGAAATCCCATACAGATGAAAG TTTATTACAAAAACAGACACaatatatgcaaataaaagGGAAATTACACGAATTTAACAAACGTTATGAGAAATTGATAAAGGATAAGAAAGCAAGCGAAAATGTCATATTCGAAATCAAAAAGCATCAAGAGCAAGTCGacctcctgaaaaaattgatagcaaagaaaaaattaaaactacaaACGCTTCAAGAACAACGCAATGAATTAGCAAAGGCTAATTCGgataaaagaaaaactttgCCAAAGTATCCCATCAAAGTAAAGGAGCTAGAGGATTATGTATTGGATCGTATAGAGAAAATAGAGAACCTACGTAAACGCCATCATTCAAAATTGGATAGTTTAAAAGATGTTACATTACTTAGAATTAGACAATTGGTCGAATACATTTTCCCCATATACGAAATACTCAAAGATGAACAGAGACCCGTAACTGCTGCAGCTGCACAACAGCACAAAACATCCAATGCACCATCAGATGATACCGATACAATTGCTGCTTTAGCAGATGCTACAAATACATCTTATATTCGTGGTAAATGGGTTTTCCATGGCAGTGGTATTAAAGAAATGCAATATTGTATCGTTGCACCATCTCTACCGGCAAATGGTGACTATTCTGCGTACCTGGATTGGTTGAAAGACAACAATGATGATGTACCAAAGACAACGGCAAACGAAATAATACCAAGTCGTGTTAGTGCTTTTCGTATAGTAGGCGCACTAACTTATACAACACAATTAATACAATTGATTAGCGTTTATTTGGATATAAGATTGCCATACAAACTGGCTTATGG TGACTTTTGCCGAAAACTAAATGAGGAACAATTTAAACGAAAAGTATCCAGGCTAAATTCAAATATCATGTATTTGGCTTATACACAACAAGTTCAACTACGCACCCTAAAAGAGAATCACACATTGGAAAATCTTCTTATTCTGCTTGATCctgaaaaaagcgatttgggtcGTTATGGATTTCAAGAGGTGGGAAATGCACCACACATGAAATCAATTGATTCATTATTGACATATATTGAAACAGCTACGGAATCGGAATCAGAAG ATGAAAATTCATTACGATTAGATTGGGAAGCGGTGCCCAACTTGCCTACTCAACATGATCCCAATTTAATAACACCTATGATaggccaacaacaacaacaatccacCATTACCGAGGGTCTAATGACATCGGCTGCCAATCGTATAACGTCGATATTTCGTTGGAGAAAATAG
- the LOC142221177 gene encoding uncharacterized protein LOC142221177 — MNNSNNTKNINNTNSPGMTQTFKTLKRKYRRACYILQKIEKNKEYGKINDHDYNGEIQCHKIVEEYESYINSKRNTANDQPAGPTLTRPNNIVISENDDFSLALVNEDFSKNKIVTALWQEIECKLSSLVIDYILNNTDGPIPCYDSSKLFRGCRLIKCMDNFSKIFIIDCVNKICNSWEGLKLKLIPAKDVPRRPCARIWLPKISSLTNKRLLMCLKLHNPLIPIDDWYIIRKDTSKNDNNNMCYIIQITEESVEALKKVNNKLSFGIRNTQVKIISGNGKSSNYNDERNNDDSNLLDDINDLQITSNNE; from the coding sequence ATGAACAATTcaaataacacaaaaaatataaacaacacCAACTCACCCGGAATGACACAAAcatttaaaactttgaaaagaaAATATCGTAGAGCTTGTTATATactccagaaaattgaaaaaaataaagaatatggCAAAATAAATGATCATGACTATAATGGTGAAATTCAATGTCATAAAATAGTGGAAGAATATGAGAGTTATATCAACAGTAAAAGAAACACTGCAAACGATCAACCAGCAGGTCCTACATTAACCAGGCCAAATAATATTGTAATCTCGGAAAATGATGATTTTTCATTGGCTTTAGTTAATGaagattttagtaaaaataaaatcgtcACAGCACTCTGGCAGGAAATTGAATGTAAACTCTCATCACTAGTAATTGATTATATTCTCAATAATACCGACGGTCCAATACCATGTTACGATTCATCGAAATTGTTCCGAGGTTGCAGACTCATAAAGTGTAtggataatttttccaaaatatttataatcgactgtgtaaataaaatttgtaattcttGGGAGGGATTGAAACTTAAACTAATACCAGCGAAAGATGTACCGCGAAGACCATGTGCTCGAATATGGTTGCCAAAAATATCTTCGCTCACTAACAAAAGACTTCTAATGTGTCTTAAACTTCATAATCCTTTAATACCCATAGATGATTGGTACATTATACGCAAAGACACCTCCAAGAACGATAACAACAATATGTGCTACATAATACAAATAACTGAAGAAAGTGTCGAAGCTTTGAAAAAAGTTAACAATAAGCTTAGCTTTGGCATTCGAAATACCCaagtaaaaataatttctgGAAATGGAAAATCATCAAACTACAATGACGAGAGAAATAATGATGATAGTAATCTACTGGACGATATAAATGATCTTCAAATAACATCGAACaatgaataa